In Pseudofrankia saprophytica, one genomic interval encodes:
- a CDS encoding ABC transporter permease, whose amino-acid sequence MTVDSVPATDSVPATVAAAPPDETLTAPSATPPRAAGRRWARVRSRLLNKFLLPLTVFALFIGVWYLVSGLTLTKQQRFMLPLPHDVIRVGILDWSNFKVTLEALRYTVIVTFLGLAISMVLGVLAAVLMHQAKWIENSLYPWAVVLQTVPILALTGVLSFFFGFALTSRTIVCVIIAFFPIVSNTLFGLQSVDRGMHELFTLHHPSRLTRLWKLELPAALPAMFTGFRNAAGLSVIGAIVGEFFFKQGNAGLGTNLSVFQSRLEGERLWATTLVASLLGIAVFVFFGWLSRRVVGRWYQPKRG is encoded by the coding sequence ATGACCGTAGATTCCGTGCCGGCGACAGATTCCGTGCCGGCGACGGTGGCCGCCGCCCCGCCGGACGAGACGCTCACGGCGCCGTCGGCGACGCCACCGCGCGCCGCCGGGCGGCGGTGGGCCCGCGTTCGCAGCCGGCTGCTCAACAAGTTCCTGCTGCCGCTCACGGTCTTCGCGCTGTTCATCGGCGTCTGGTACCTGGTCTCCGGGCTGACGCTGACCAAGCAGCAACGGTTCATGCTGCCGCTGCCACATGACGTGATCAGGGTGGGCATTCTCGACTGGTCCAACTTCAAGGTCACCCTCGAGGCTCTGCGCTACACCGTCATCGTCACGTTTCTGGGGCTGGCGATCTCGATGGTGCTCGGTGTGCTCGCCGCGGTGCTGATGCACCAGGCCAAGTGGATCGAGAACTCGCTGTACCCGTGGGCGGTCGTGCTGCAGACGGTGCCGATCCTGGCCCTCACCGGCGTGCTGAGCTTCTTCTTCGGGTTCGCGCTCACCAGCCGGACGATCGTCTGCGTCATCATCGCCTTCTTCCCGATCGTGTCGAACACGTTGTTCGGCCTCCAGTCGGTCGACCGCGGGATGCACGAGCTGTTCACGCTGCACCACCCCAGCCGCCTCACCCGGCTGTGGAAGCTCGAGCTGCCAGCGGCGTTGCCCGCGATGTTCACCGGCTTCCGCAACGCGGCGGGCCTGTCGGTCATCGGCGCGATCGTCGGCGAGTTCTTCTTCAAGCAGGGCAACGCCGGTCTGGGCACCAACCTGTCGGTCTTCCAGTCCCGTCTCGAGGGCGAGCGGCTGTGGGCGACCACGCTGGTGGCGAGCCTGCTCGGCATCGCGGTCTTCGTCTTCTTCGGCTGGCTGTCGCGCCGCGTCGTCGGCCGCTGGTACCAGCCCAAGCGAGGCTGA
- a CDS encoding GAF and ANTAR domain-containing protein, with the protein MCRERELSEAFVGLADSLVADYDVADLLHRLADHCVALLGVAAAGLMLSDQRGRLQVVAASSEASRLLGLFQLEHDEGPGLDCYRTGTTVTVPDIDLAALRWQIFAAEARSAGYRCVHVLPMRLRDDVVGTLSLFGALPGTLADTEARVAQALADVATIAILQERAIRHHELLAEQLQHALTSRIMIEQAKGVLAERGGLDMDQAFARLRRHARDTNTRLTDLARGIVEGTLDSRLVLSAQPARQPPP; encoded by the coding sequence GTGTGCCGGGAACGGGAGCTGAGCGAGGCGTTCGTTGGCCTCGCAGACAGCTTGGTCGCCGACTATGACGTGGCGGACCTGCTACACCGGTTGGCCGACCATTGCGTGGCGCTCCTCGGTGTGGCCGCGGCCGGCCTGATGCTGTCCGACCAGCGCGGGAGGCTGCAGGTGGTAGCCGCGTCGTCGGAGGCGAGCCGCCTGCTGGGGCTCTTCCAGCTCGAGCACGACGAAGGGCCCGGCCTGGACTGCTACCGGACCGGCACGACGGTCACCGTCCCCGACATCGACCTGGCCGCCCTCCGGTGGCAGATCTTCGCGGCCGAGGCCCGCTCCGCCGGCTACCGCTGCGTGCACGTGCTGCCGATGCGGCTGCGCGATGACGTGGTCGGGACACTGAGCCTGTTCGGAGCCCTGCCCGGCACGCTCGCGGACACCGAGGCCCGTGTCGCCCAGGCCCTTGCCGACGTGGCCACGATCGCGATCCTGCAGGAGCGCGCGATCCGGCACCACGAGCTGCTGGCCGAGCAGCTGCAGCACGCCCTGACCAGCAGGATCATGATCGAGCAGGCCAAGGGCGTCCTCGCCGAACGCGGCGGCCTCGACATGGACCAGGCGTTCGCCCGGCTGCGCCGGCACGCCCGCGACACCAACACCCGCCTCACCGACCTTGCCCGCGGCATCGTCGAGGGGACGCTCGACAGCCGCCTGGTGCTCAGCGCCCAGCCAGCCCGGCAGCCGCCGCCCTGA
- a CDS encoding FAD-binding oxidoreductase → MAESVAMPVFKRATLPETTPVDPEALNGLTLELTRLLGEDAVSRDEAARLTASQDWAHMSPVLRPMLPGGVADVVVRPPDADGIAAAVGAAHRHRVPVTVRGQGTGNYGQGIPLFGGLVIDTSRATKVLAVEDGWITAEAGASFVLMEKAALATGQELAIMPSTVGSTIGGFIAGGAGGTGSIANGAVWDGYIRSLRVVPCTDDATPVDVPYPDNMAQSHAFGVSGVIATATVALRPARRWTALFASFPELDGAVAAGEELFGLEPTPRLLSLDEAGVVATYRPADPAMPADRLSVRGIVTEDSVPAATAIVERHGGRVDAVRPKGPALVTSLSYNHTTYRVRKLRPELTHLQCGGPGLTRRRAEVAAIAPDTLIHLEGFADLEGGGRFWAGMLFLRFDDADTLYDRMARLAEVEVYVNDPHTWVLKNRVDMIREAAARFDPDGLLNPGKLPAP, encoded by the coding sequence ATGGCGGAATCTGTCGCCATGCCGGTGTTCAAACGGGCGACGCTGCCCGAGACGACCCCGGTCGACCCGGAAGCGTTGAACGGCCTGACCTTGGAGCTCACCCGGCTGCTCGGCGAGGACGCGGTGTCCCGCGACGAGGCGGCCCGGCTGACCGCGTCGCAGGACTGGGCGCACATGAGCCCCGTCCTGCGCCCGATGCTGCCCGGCGGCGTCGCCGACGTCGTCGTCCGCCCGCCGGACGCCGACGGAATCGCCGCGGCCGTCGGCGCCGCGCACCGCCACCGGGTGCCGGTCACCGTGCGCGGGCAGGGCACCGGCAACTACGGCCAGGGCATCCCGCTGTTCGGCGGGCTGGTCATCGACACCTCCCGTGCGACGAAGGTGCTCGCCGTCGAGGACGGCTGGATCACCGCCGAGGCGGGGGCGTCCTTCGTCCTGATGGAGAAGGCGGCGCTGGCGACCGGCCAGGAGCTGGCCATCATGCCGTCGACCGTGGGCTCCACGATCGGCGGGTTCATCGCCGGCGGCGCCGGCGGTACCGGTTCGATCGCGAACGGCGCCGTCTGGGACGGCTACATCCGCTCGCTGCGGGTCGTGCCGTGTACCGACGACGCCACCCCGGTCGACGTGCCCTACCCGGACAACATGGCCCAGTCGCACGCCTTCGGCGTCAGCGGCGTCATCGCCACGGCGACGGTGGCGCTGCGCCCGGCGCGGCGCTGGACCGCGCTGTTCGCCTCGTTCCCCGAGCTCGACGGCGCCGTCGCCGCCGGCGAGGAGCTGTTCGGCCTGGAGCCGACACCCCGGCTGCTCTCCCTCGACGAGGCGGGTGTCGTCGCCACCTACCGCCCCGCGGACCCGGCGATGCCGGCCGACCGCCTGTCCGTGCGCGGGATCGTCACCGAGGACAGCGTCCCGGCCGCCACCGCCATCGTCGAGCGCCACGGCGGCCGGGTCGACGCGGTCCGGCCGAAGGGCCCAGCCCTGGTCACGTCGCTGTCCTACAACCACACGACCTATCGAGTCCGCAAGCTGCGCCCCGAGCTCACCCACCTGCAGTGCGGCGGCCCGGGGCTCACCCGGCGCCGCGCCGAGGTGGCGGCCATCGCGCCGGACACGCTCATCCACCTGGAGGGCTTCGCCGACCTGGAGGGCGGCGGCCGGTTCTGGGCCGGCATGCTGTTCCTGCGCTTCGACGACGCCGACACCCTCTACGACCGGATGGCCCGCCTCGCCGAGGTCGAGGTCTACGTCAACGACCCGCACACCTGGGTGCTGAAGAACCGCGTCGACATGATCCGCGAGGCCGCCGCCCGCTTCGACCCCGACGGCCTCCTCAACCCCGGGAAGCTCCCCGCTCCATAA
- a CDS encoding fatty acid desaturase family protein, protein MAASEIPDLTRSDDCSPVPAGRLDFVELSQRVKGAGLMNRRPGRYALVIMANWALLGGGWLFFAWLGNSWWQLFTAAFLAVMFTQVAFVGHDAGHRQIFAGRRSNKAVGLLHGNLLIGLSFGWWMDKHGRHHSQPNTVGRDPDVGSGAFVFAPDEANDRRGFLRWMTCYQAYLFFPVVLLEGLNLHVASIREVAARRNRGAVTEAALLAAHTIAYFGTIFLVLSPVKALVFIAAHQALFGLYMGCAFAPNHTGMEIFPKPGTDFLRRQVLSSRNIRGGRITDIVYGGLNRQIEHHLFPIMPRPNLRRAQVFVKEFCDTHGVSYQESSPLGSYREVLAHLHAVGEPLRRRPVQV, encoded by the coding sequence ATGGCCGCGTCTGAAATTCCGGATTTGACCCGGTCTGACGACTGCTCGCCGGTACCAGCCGGCCGTCTCGACTTCGTCGAGCTGTCTCAGCGCGTGAAGGGCGCTGGGCTGATGAACCGCCGTCCTGGTCGCTACGCCCTGGTGATCATGGCGAACTGGGCGCTGCTCGGCGGCGGCTGGCTGTTCTTCGCCTGGCTGGGAAACTCGTGGTGGCAGCTGTTCACCGCGGCGTTCCTGGCGGTGATGTTCACCCAGGTGGCGTTCGTCGGCCACGACGCGGGCCACCGGCAGATCTTCGCCGGTCGGCGGTCCAACAAGGCCGTGGGCCTCCTGCACGGGAACCTGTTGATAGGGCTGAGCTTCGGCTGGTGGATGGACAAACACGGCCGTCACCATTCGCAGCCGAACACCGTGGGTCGCGACCCCGACGTCGGCAGCGGCGCATTCGTGTTCGCGCCGGACGAGGCCAACGACCGCCGCGGCTTCCTGCGCTGGATGACCTGCTACCAGGCATACCTGTTCTTCCCGGTCGTGCTGCTCGAGGGCCTGAACCTGCACGTGGCCAGCATCCGCGAGGTGGCGGCGCGGCGGAACCGGGGCGCGGTCACCGAGGCGGCGCTGCTCGCGGCGCACACCATCGCCTACTTCGGCACGATCTTCCTCGTCCTGTCGCCGGTGAAGGCCCTGGTCTTCATCGCGGCACACCAGGCGCTGTTCGGCCTGTACATGGGCTGCGCGTTCGCCCCGAACCACACGGGCATGGAGATCTTCCCCAAGCCCGGCACCGACTTCCTGCGGCGGCAGGTCCTCTCCTCGCGCAACATCCGCGGCGGCCGGATCACCGACATCGTCTACGGCGGGCTGAACCGTCAGATCGAGCACCACCTCTTCCCGATAATGCCGAGGCCGAACCTGCGCCGGGCGCAGGTGTTCGTGAAGGAGTTCTGCGACACGCACGGCGTCAGCTACCAGGAGAGCAGCCCCCTGGGCTCGTACCGGGAGGTGCTCGCCCACCTGCACGCCGTCGGCGAGCCGCTGCGGCGTCGTCCCGTCCAGGTGTGA
- a CDS encoding GAF and ANTAR domain-containing protein, translating to MTSDGTEPDPRLDRLCTSVATALRVDGAAISVTAGATGRGAHGASDAAAGRLDDLQLALGEGPCQDAALDGHPVLVGDLAGPAGQQWERFTPAMLAAGYRAFFAFPLRIGAIGLGTLGLGRARPGELDDDALADALVVADTVALILLDLPASGPPDDVTGDPSEGRAPIVEPGAPGGDLDYIAGDLTGDLGGDLAGEAAARLRARASSLYQPEIHQATGMVMAQLGVSAQEALVRLRSLARARGQIADETARDIVARRVRLHGDLPR from the coding sequence GTGACCTCGGACGGCACAGAACCAGACCCGCGTCTGGACCGGCTGTGCACCAGCGTCGCGACCGCCCTGCGCGTCGATGGCGCGGCGATCTCGGTGACGGCCGGCGCCACCGGCCGGGGCGCGCACGGCGCGAGTGACGCGGCGGCCGGCCGGCTCGACGACCTCCAGCTCGCCCTGGGGGAGGGGCCCTGCCAGGACGCGGCCCTGGACGGCCACCCGGTGCTCGTGGGAGACCTGGCCGGGCCGGCGGGCCAGCAATGGGAGCGGTTCACGCCCGCGATGCTGGCCGCCGGCTACCGGGCCTTCTTCGCGTTTCCGCTACGGATCGGCGCGATCGGCCTGGGAACGCTCGGCCTCGGCCGGGCCCGCCCCGGCGAGCTGGACGACGACGCCCTCGCGGACGCGCTGGTCGTCGCGGACACCGTCGCCCTCATCCTGCTCGACCTGCCCGCCAGCGGACCGCCTGACGACGTGACGGGCGATCCGTCCGAAGGACGCGCGCCCATCGTGGAGCCTGGTGCGCCCGGGGGTGACCTGGACTACATTGCGGGCGACCTGACGGGTGACCTCGGGGGCGATCTGGCGGGCGAGGCCGCGGCCCGGCTGCGGGCGCGGGCCTCCTCGCTGTACCAGCCGGAGATTCACCAGGCGACCGGGATGGTCATGGCCCAGCTCGGCGTGAGCGCGCAGGAGGCCCTCGTACGGCTGCGTTCGCTGGCCCGTGCTCGCGGTCAGATAGCCGACGAGACCGCCCGCGACATTGTCGCCCGCCGGGTGCGGCTCCACGGAGACCTGCCCCGATGA
- the pruA gene encoding L-glutamate gamma-semialdehyde dehydrogenase produces MDAITAVPRPVNEPVRTYPAGSEARARLAARCDELAATPVELTAAIGGQRRPGGGAAVDVVMPHDHKHVLGTFRAATEDDTRAALTAARQAAPGWRALGFDDRAAVFLRAAQLLAGPWRDTLNAATMLGQSKVAHEAEIDAACELVDFWRFNVAFAREILADQPASGPGVWNRADHRPLEGFVYAVTPFNFTSIAGNLPTAPALLGNVVLWKPAPTQQLAAHFLMGLLEESGLPPGVISMLPGDGTAVSAVALADPDLAGIHFTGSTRTFQHLWRQVGENIARYRGYPRLVGETGGKDFVLAHPSADPDVLRAALLRGAFEYQGQKCSAASRAYIPESVWRRVRDGLVAETEALVTGDVTDPAVFCGALIDARAYARVTAAIDRARLVDSLTIIAGGLADDSRGWFVRPAVVLGTDPTDEAFTTEYFGPLLAVHVFADTDYDRVLAGIADPDASRYALTGAVIAQDRTAVARALDALRFAAGNFYVNDKPTGAVVGQQPFGGARASGTDDKAGSARNLLRWTSARAIKENLRPPTDHRYPS; encoded by the coding sequence ATGGACGCGATCACCGCGGTGCCGCGGCCGGTCAACGAGCCGGTGCGGACGTATCCGGCGGGCTCCGAGGCACGCGCGCGGCTCGCCGCGCGGTGCGACGAGCTGGCCGCCACGCCGGTGGAGCTGACGGCGGCGATCGGCGGACAGCGGCGGCCCGGCGGCGGGGCGGCGGTCGACGTCGTCATGCCGCACGACCACAAGCACGTGCTGGGCACGTTCCGGGCCGCGACCGAGGACGACACCCGGGCGGCGCTCACGGCGGCCCGCCAGGCGGCGCCCGGGTGGCGAGCGCTCGGATTCGACGACCGGGCGGCGGTGTTCCTGCGGGCGGCGCAGCTGCTGGCCGGGCCGTGGCGGGACACGCTGAACGCGGCGACGATGCTCGGGCAGAGCAAGGTCGCGCACGAGGCCGAGATCGACGCCGCCTGCGAGCTGGTCGACTTCTGGCGGTTCAACGTCGCGTTCGCCCGGGAGATCCTCGCCGACCAGCCGGCGTCCGGCCCCGGGGTGTGGAATCGGGCCGACCACCGGCCGCTGGAGGGGTTCGTCTACGCGGTCACGCCGTTCAACTTCACCTCGATCGCCGGCAACCTGCCGACCGCGCCCGCCCTGCTGGGCAACGTCGTCCTGTGGAAGCCCGCCCCCACCCAGCAGCTCGCCGCGCACTTCCTCATGGGACTGCTGGAGGAGTCGGGCCTGCCGCCCGGCGTGATCTCGATGCTGCCCGGTGACGGCACCGCCGTCTCCGCCGTGGCCCTGGCCGATCCTGACCTCGCCGGCATCCACTTCACCGGCTCGACGCGGACCTTCCAGCACCTGTGGCGCCAGGTCGGCGAGAACATCGCCCGCTACCGCGGCTACCCGCGCCTGGTCGGCGAGACCGGCGGGAAGGACTTCGTCCTGGCCCACCCGTCGGCCGACCCGGACGTGCTGCGCGCGGCGCTGCTGCGCGGCGCGTTCGAGTACCAGGGCCAGAAGTGCAGCGCCGCGTCCCGGGCGTACATCCCGGAGTCGGTGTGGCGCCGGGTGCGCGACGGGCTCGTCGCCGAGACCGAGGCGCTGGTGACCGGGGACGTCACCGACCCGGCGGTGTTCTGCGGCGCGCTCATCGACGCCCGCGCGTACGCCCGGGTGACGGCGGCGATCGACCGGGCCCGGCTGGTCGACTCACTGACGATCATCGCCGGCGGGCTGGCCGACGACAGCCGCGGCTGGTTCGTCCGTCCGGCGGTCGTCCTCGGCACCGACCCGACGGACGAGGCGTTCACCACCGAGTACTTCGGCCCGCTGCTCGCCGTCCACGTCTTCGCCGACACCGACTACGACCGGGTCCTCGCCGGGATCGCCGACCCCGACGCGTCGCGCTACGCGCTCACCGGCGCCGTCATCGCCCAGGACCGGACCGCGGTGGCGCGCGCCCTCGACGCGCTGCGGTTCGCGGCGGGCAACTTCTACGTCAACGACAAGCCGACCGGCGCGGTCGTCGGCCAGCAGCCCTTCGGCGGCGCCCGCGCCTCCGGCACCGACGACAAGGCCGGCTCGGCGCGCAACCTGCTGCGCTGGACCAGCGCCCGCGCCATCAAGGAGAACCTCCGGCCGCCCACCGACCACCGTTATCCGTCCTGA
- a CDS encoding amidohydrolase family protein translates to MAVGMSWLRSAMTATGDVVDVEIVDGVIGQVLPATGTAGGGTSSSGTAGGLGPDDADLSGQVLLPSFVEPHAHLDKALTASLGHNLTGDLAGAIAAMDLLRELTTPADIITRAEAALRIHLAYGTTHIRSHVNVLSDVGLSGLEAMIEVRERWRGVIDLQLVALVNDTGGPLLREALKIGADVAGGCPHMEDDPDRAVAACLDAAGEAGRPMDLHTDETLNPAALSLRTMADLVLRTGFPHGVTASHCVSLSMQPIETQREIAERVAEAGIAVVALPQTNLFLQGRDHPVATPRGLTAVGPLLRAGATVAAGGDNLRDPFHLVGRGDALEVAALMITCGHLDPIGALNTVTAAPRAAMGLPAVTLTPGAPADLVAMPATDVLDALGIAGAERTVWRDGRVVARTVVRSELAAPPGASPVSAASAWSMASSTPFQPKA, encoded by the coding sequence ATGGCGGTGGGCATGAGCTGGCTGCGCTCGGCGATGACGGCGACGGGTGACGTCGTCGACGTCGAGATCGTCGACGGGGTGATCGGGCAGGTGCTGCCCGCCACCGGGACGGCCGGCGGCGGGACGAGCAGCAGCGGGACGGCCGGCGGGCTCGGCCCGGACGACGCCGACCTGTCAGGGCAGGTGCTGCTCCCGTCGTTCGTCGAGCCGCACGCGCATCTGGACAAGGCGCTCACCGCCTCGCTCGGGCACAACCTCACCGGCGACCTAGCAGGCGCCATCGCCGCGATGGACCTGCTGCGCGAGCTGACCACGCCCGCGGACATCATCACCAGGGCGGAAGCGGCGCTGCGCATCCACCTCGCCTACGGCACGACCCACATCCGCTCGCACGTCAACGTGCTCTCCGACGTGGGCCTGTCGGGCCTGGAAGCGATGATCGAGGTCCGGGAGCGCTGGCGCGGCGTCATCGACCTGCAGCTGGTGGCGCTGGTGAACGACACCGGCGGCCCGCTGCTGCGCGAAGCCCTCAAGATCGGCGCGGACGTCGCCGGCGGCTGCCCGCACATGGAGGACGACCCGGACCGGGCCGTCGCCGCCTGCCTGGACGCCGCCGGCGAGGCCGGCAGGCCGATGGACCTGCACACCGACGAGACGCTCAACCCGGCCGCGCTGAGCCTGCGGACGATGGCCGACCTGGTCCTGCGCACCGGTTTTCCGCATGGCGTGACGGCGAGCCACTGCGTGAGCCTCTCGATGCAGCCGATCGAGACTCAGCGGGAGATCGCGGAGCGGGTAGCCGAGGCCGGCATCGCCGTCGTCGCGCTCCCGCAGACGAATCTGTTCCTGCAGGGCCGCGACCACCCGGTCGCCACCCCGCGGGGCCTGACCGCCGTCGGGCCGCTGCTGCGCGCCGGGGCGACGGTCGCCGCCGGCGGCGACAACCTGCGCGACCCGTTCCACCTCGTCGGCCGCGGCGACGCGCTGGAGGTCGCCGCACTCATGATCACCTGCGGCCATCTCGACCCGATCGGGGCGCTGAACACGGTGACCGCGGCCCCGCGGGCGGCGATGGGCCTGCCAGCGGTGACGCTGACGCCGGGCGCGCCCGCCGACCTGGTCGCGATGCCCGCGACCGACGTGCTCGACGCCCTCGGCATCGCCGGCGCCGAGCGCACCGTCTGGCGCGACGGCCGGGTCGTCGCCCGCACCGTGGTGCGTTCCGAGCTCGCCGCCCCGCCCGGGGCGTCGCCCGTCTCCGCCGCGTCCGCCTGGTCGATGGCTTCGTCCACCCCGTTCCAACCGAAGGCCTAA
- a CDS encoding methylenetetrahydrofolate reductase C-terminal domain-containing protein gives MLDSVGVVDIGGFTGADWRAAAARCPKTMTHGPCAGVGTDGSCEVPGLGTCAFLEIDPASWPYTAVLAERSPAGGRRDAAGPSPVPADPHPRVAEFLAAAGTRPVIVADLPAAPLSAASLRASAAALAGAADACLLGDHGGARVQFPPSYRARLLADEGMPAWVGINCRDRNRVAIEGEIAACVDAGAVALHCVTGDHPALGHRADAPGVFDLDSAGVVELAAAAAARSGGALCSVAHAPAAPPAERRLPRLFAKINAGADAVFVDHCGGPGPVADAVGELRAAGFTGLVLVCVPVVTSTASATVIASFAGGRLPAGYLERITGGPWAPPANGAAGPIGVADGGTAGTGAAAVEAAEIEAAGIAEGTELAERMLEIPGVDGVNLSGGAPPGQEEALAAAMAEIARRVLGQAAPAGRRGSRRAAAGTGAGSS, from the coding sequence GTGCTGGACAGTGTTGGCGTGGTCGACATCGGGGGCTTCACCGGCGCTGACTGGCGCGCCGCGGCTGCCCGGTGTCCGAAGACGATGACACACGGCCCGTGCGCCGGCGTCGGCACGGACGGGTCCTGCGAGGTTCCCGGTCTCGGGACCTGCGCCTTCTTGGAGATCGATCCCGCCAGCTGGCCGTACACCGCCGTCCTCGCCGAGCGGAGCCCGGCCGGCGGACGCCGGGACGCGGCCGGCCCGTCCCCGGTGCCGGCCGACCCGCATCCACGGGTCGCGGAGTTCCTCGCCGCGGCCGGTACCCGGCCGGTGATCGTCGCCGACCTGCCAGCCGCTCCGTTGTCCGCCGCCAGCCTGCGCGCCAGCGCGGCCGCGCTCGCCGGAGCCGCCGACGCCTGCCTGCTCGGCGACCACGGCGGCGCGCGGGTCCAGTTCCCGCCCTCCTACCGGGCCCGGCTGCTCGCCGACGAGGGCATGCCCGCCTGGGTCGGGATCAACTGTCGAGACCGCAACCGGGTCGCGATCGAGGGCGAGATCGCGGCCTGCGTCGACGCGGGCGCCGTGGCGCTGCACTGCGTCACCGGCGACCATCCGGCCCTCGGCCACCGGGCCGACGCCCCCGGGGTCTTCGACCTGGACTCCGCCGGCGTAGTGGAGCTGGCCGCCGCCGCGGCGGCGCGCTCCGGCGGGGCGCTGTGCTCGGTCGCGCACGCCCCCGCGGCGCCGCCGGCCGAGCGGCGGCTCCCCCGGCTGTTCGCCAAGATCAACGCAGGTGCCGACGCGGTGTTCGTCGACCACTGCGGCGGTCCGGGACCGGTCGCGGACGCCGTCGGCGAGCTGCGCGCGGCCGGGTTCACCGGCCTGGTGCTCGTCTGTGTCCCGGTCGTGACGAGCACCGCGTCGGCCACGGTGATCGCCTCGTTCGCGGGCGGCCGGCTGCCGGCCGGGTACCTGGAGCGGATCACCGGCGGCCCGTGGGCGCCACCGGCGAACGGTGCCGCGGGCCCCATCGGGGTCGCGGACGGGGGTACCGCGGGCACGGGCGCCGCGGCGGTGGAGGCGGCCGAGATCGAGGCGGCCGGAATCGCCGAGGGCACCGAGCTCGCCGAGCGAATGCTCGAGATTCCCGGCGTCGACGGGGTGAACCTCTCCGGGGGCGCCCCGCCCGGCCAGGAGGAGGCGCTCGCCGCGGCGATGGCCGAGATCGCCCGCCGGGTGCTCGGCCAGGCCGCCCCGGCCGGCCGGCGCGGGTCACGTCGGGCAGCCGCCGGCACGGGAGCCGGGTCGTCATGA
- a CDS encoding ABC transporter ATP-binding protein — translation MTTTAEPSRAGTAALRFTGVSKKFKDGTVALTGADLTVAPGELVSVVGPSGCGKSTLLRIASGLDEASDGEVDVHSKSVGYVFQDATLLPWRNVWDNVGLLAELEHMAKKERDRRVRDAIDLVGLTGFEKHLPHELSGGMRMRTSLARSMVLAPDVFLFDEPFGALDEITRERLNDELLRMFIQRGFAALFITHSVQEAVFLSGRVLVMSGRPGRVKAEVAVPFDYPRAPELRYSAEFAALCGEVSRHLRDV, via the coding sequence ATGACGACGACAGCCGAACCTTCGCGCGCGGGCACCGCCGCACTGCGTTTCACCGGCGTCAGCAAGAAGTTCAAGGACGGCACGGTCGCGCTCACCGGCGCGGACCTGACGGTCGCTCCCGGCGAGCTCGTCTCGGTCGTCGGTCCGTCGGGCTGCGGGAAGAGCACGCTGCTGCGGATCGCCAGCGGCCTGGACGAGGCGAGCGACGGCGAGGTCGACGTCCACTCGAAGTCCGTCGGCTACGTCTTCCAGGACGCCACCCTGCTGCCCTGGCGCAATGTCTGGGACAACGTCGGGCTGCTCGCCGAGCTCGAGCACATGGCGAAGAAGGAACGAGACCGGCGGGTCCGTGACGCGATCGATCTGGTCGGCCTCACCGGTTTCGAGAAGCACCTGCCGCACGAGCTGTCCGGCGGCATGCGGATGCGCACGTCGCTGGCCCGGTCGATGGTGCTCGCGCCGGACGTGTTCCTGTTCGACGAGCCGTTCGGCGCGCTCGACGAGATCACCCGGGAGCGGCTCAACGACGAGCTGCTGCGCATGTTCATCCAGCGCGGCTTCGCGGCGCTGTTCATCACCCACTCGGTGCAGGAGGCGGTCTTCCTGTCCGGCCGGGTGCTGGTGATGAGCGGCCGGCCGGGCCGGGTGAAGGCCGAGGTCGCCGTCCCGTTCGACTACCCGCGCGCACCGGAGCTCCGCTACAGCGCCGAGTTCGCCGCGCTGTGCGGCGAGGTCTCCCGACACCTCAGGGACGTGTGA